Part of the Fodinicola acaciae genome is shown below.
CGGACAGCCGGAAAACATCGCCGGTGCCATGGCTGTCGGTGGACATGACCCCATACTCACACGGACCACCGCCGAATGTCGCCTCCGTGCGGCGGCAAATTCCCGTGTCGCGACGATTTTCGTACGGTCAAAGAAAAAACCGGTGGAAACGAATTCGTGTCCACCGGTTCTCTCAGCCGATATTAATGTCAGCTCGGCGACGGGGACGGCCGGCCACCCTTGGCCTCGGAGATCGCCGAGTCGACCTCGGCGAGCCGCGGTGCCGCGCCGCCACCGACCAGGCCGGCGAGCATCTCGCGGAGCTGGCCGAGCTGGCTGGTGATCGCGTCGCGCTGCTTGATCAGGTCCTCGACCTGACGCTTGGTGTCGCTGGTGAGCTGCTCGGCCTGAGCGCGCGAGTCGGCCAGCAGCCGGTCGGCCTCGGAGCGGGCCTCGCTGGTGGTCTTGGCCGCGAACGCCTTGGCCTTCTCCACGGTGGCGCGAGCCTGTTGCTCGGAGTCCTTGCGGCGAGCCTCGGCGGCGACCTCGATCTCGCGAGCCCGCGCGTCGGCGGCCTGCGCGCGCTCCTCGGCCTCGCTGATCAGCTTCTGGTTGGCGGCCACCGCGGCGGCGTGCCGCTCGGACTGCTGCTGCTCGGCGCGCTCGCGCCGCTCGGCCAGGTCGAGCTCCAGGCTGCGCAGGTCGTTGTCGCGCTTCTGGGTGGCCTCGGCGAGCATCCGCTCGGCCATCGACCGCTTCTCCGCGGACTCGCGCTCGGCCTCGGCCCGCAGGTTGGCGGCGGCGGCCTGTGCGGCGGCGCGCAGCTGGTCGATCTCCTTACGCGCGGCGGCGCGCAGTTGCTCGACCTCCTGGGTGGCCTTGCCGCGCAGCTGGGTCACCTCGCGCTCGACGGTGGCCCGCAGCTGGGACACCTCGCGCTCGACGGTGGCGCGCTGCTCGGTGACCTGGTGCTCGGTGGTCTTGCGCAGCTGGGTCGTCTCGCGCTCGGCGTTGGCCCGCAGCAGGGCCGCCTCACGCTCGGCGCGGGCGGTCAGCTCGGCCGCCTCGCGCTCGGCCACCTCGCGGGTGCCGGACACCTCGCGCTCGGCGCCTTCCTTGACCGCCTTGGCCTCCTGGCGCGCCTTCTCGGTCATCTCCCGAGCGGAGGCACGCGCGTTGGAGAGGGTCTCGGCGGCGACCTTCTTCGCTTCCTCGGTGTGCTCGGTCGCCTGCTCCTCGGCCAGCCGCAGCATCTGCTCGACGCGAGTGCCGAGGCCGGACAGCGACGGCTTGGCGTTCTCCTTGAGTTGCTGCTCCTGGTCGGCGACCCGGCGCTGCAGGGTGGCGAGCTTGTCTTCCAGGCCGCGGATGCGGTTGCCGGCGTCGTTGAGCCGCGACTCGGCCTCGGCGCGAGCCGCCGAATGCTGGCCGAGCTCGACGGAGGCCCGCCGCATGTACTCGGTGACCTGCTGGCGGTCGTAACCGCGCAGCGTGATCGCGAATTCCGGCTCGTTCTGGATGTTGTCGAAGAACTGCACGTCGGTGTCGGAGGCCATGTCGCTCACTATCGCAGAGGCGGTGGACGGGTCCTGGACTGGTGTGCTGCCTGGTGCTGCTCCAGAGAAAGCACACCTTAGACCCGTAGTATTCACCCCTCGCAGGCGGCCTGTGAGGTCACCCCCGGAAATCGGTCAAATATTCTGGAAGCGCATGATTTCCTGCAGGTGCCGCGCACGCTTCTCCTCGTCGCGTACGCCCAGGCCAGGGCTGGGCGCGAGGGTCAGGACGCCGACTTTGCCGTGATGTGCATTCTTATGCACGTCATACGTGGCTTGTCCGGTTTCTTCGAGCGCATATGTCCGAGAAAGCGTCGGATGGATGATTCCGCGCTGGATCAACCGGTTCGCCGCCCAGGCTTCGCGGTAGTTCGCGAAATGTGACCCAATTATCCTTTTCAGGTTCATCCACAGATAGCGGTTGTCGTATTCGTGCAGGAAGCCGGATGTGGACGCGCAGGTCACGATGGTGCCGCCGCGGCGAGCCACGAAGACGCTCGCGCCGAAGGTCTCGCGGCCCGGATGCTCGAACACGATGTCCGGGTCGTCGCCACCGGTCAGCTCGCGGATGGCGGCGCCGAACCGCTTCCACTCCTTGGGATTCTGCGTCGTCTCGTCGGACCAGAACTGAAACTTCTCCGCGCTGCGGTCGATGATCAGCTCGGCCCCCATGGCGCGGCAGATCTCCGCCTTCTCCGGACTGGAGACCACACACACCGGTGTCGCGCCGGCCTTCAGCGCCATCTGGGTCGCGTACGACCCGAGGCCGCCGGAGGCGCCCCAGATCAGCACGACGTCGCCAAGCCGCGCGTTGGCGCCGTTGGCGGAGATGAGCTGGCGGTAGGCGGTCGAGTTGACCAGCCCCGGACTGGCCGCCTCCTCCCAGCTGAGGTGGTCGGGCTTGGGCATCAGCTGGTTGGCCTTCACCAGCGCCAGTTGCGCCAGGCCGCCGAAGTTGGTCTCGAAGCCCCAGATCCGCTGCTCAGGGTCGAGCATCGTGTCGTTGTGGCCGTCCGGGCGCTCCAGCTCCACCGAAAGGCAGTGCGCGACGACCTCGTCGCCCGGCTTCCACACGTGTACGCCGGGACCGGTGCGCAGGACGACGCCGGCCAGGTCGGAGCCGACCACCTGGTAGGGCAGGTCGTGCCGCGCGGCCAGCGGAGACAGCTTTCCGTAGCGCTTCAGGAACCCGAACGTCGACACCGGCTCGAAGATCGAGGTCCAGACGGTGTTGTAGTTGATCGCGCTGGCCATCACCGTCACCAGCGCCTCGCCTGGGCCGAGCTCCGGAGTCGGCACCTCCTGGACGTGCAGCGACTTGCGCGGGTCCTTGTCCTTCGTCGGCAGGCCGTCGAACATGTCCGCCTCGTCGGCGCGTACGACCACACCCTTGTAGGACTCCGGCACGGGCAGCTGGCCGAGCGCCTCGCGCTCGCCGGCCATGATCGCGTCGAGGATCTGCTTCACCGCTTCGCCTCCCGAATCAGCAGGTGGCACCGCACGTTACCGATGAGTAACGATCCAGTGCATCCCCATGTGAGACATGGCTCAGTGGTCAGCCGGCTGGACGAGCTCCACGAGCACGCCGCCGGCGTCCTTCGGGTGCACGAAGTTGACCAGGCTCCCGGCGGTGCCGCGGCGGGGCTGGTCGTAGAGCAGCCGCAAGCCCTTCGCGCGCAGCTCAGCGGCCACTTGCTCAAGGTCGTCGACGCGATAGGCGATCTGCTGGACGCCGGGTCCGTTGCGGTCGAGGAACTTGGCGATCGTCGACTCCGGCGTCAGCGGAGCGAGCAGCTGGATCTGCGTGCCGGAGCGGTCCGCGGCGGGCACCAGCATCGCCTCGCGTACGCCCTGCTCCTCGTTGACCTCCTCGTGTGCGACGGTCATCCCGAAGGTGCCCGTGTAGAAGTCGAGGCCGGCCTGGTAGTCGGCGACCGCGATGCCGACGTGGTCGATGGCGGTGAACATCAACCCACGGTAAGTGATGTGGATCGAGTCACCAGGACATGTTGTGAGCCATTGCATCTCATAAAGTGGGCCACCAAACCACCGTTAAGCCGAGGAGGACGCGATGGCCGGGTCAGTGATCGTGGCGGGTGCGCGTACGCCGATGGGTCGGTTGCTCGGGTCGCTGAAGGACTTCTCCGGTGCGCAGCTGGGCGGCATCGCGATCAAGGCTGCGCTGGACCGCGCCGGCATCGCGCCGGAGGCCGTGCAGTATGTGATCATGGGCCAGGTGCTGCAGGCCGGCGCCGGCCAGATCCCGTCGCGGCAGGCCGCGGTCGCCGCCGGCATCCCGATGACCGTACCGTCGCTGACGATCAACAAGGTCTGCCTGTCCGGCCTCGACGCGATCGCGTTGGCCGACCAGCTGATCCGGGCCGGCGAGTTCGACATCGTCGTCGCCGGCGGCATGGAGTCGATGACCAACGCGCCGCATCTGCTGCCGAAATCGCGTGCTGGCTTCAAATACGGCGCGATCGAGATGCTGGACGCGATGGCCTACGACGGCCTCACCGATCCCTTCGACCACATCGCGATGGGTGAGTCGACCGACCGCTACAACGCCAAGCTGAACATCGGTCGCGAGGAGCAGGACGCTTTCGCCGCGCGCTCGCACCAGCGCGCCGCGCGTGCGCAGAAAGACGGCGTCTTCGCCGACGAGATCACGCCGGTTTTGGTGCCACAGCGCAAAGGTGACCCGATCGAGGTGACCGACGACGAGGGAATTCGCGGCGACACGACGGTCGAGGGCCTGGCCAAACTGCGGCCGGCTTTCGGCAAGGACGGCACGATCACGGCTGGTACGGCGTCTCAGATCTCCGATGGCGCGTGCGCGGTTGTCGTTGTCAGCAAAGCGAAAGCCGAGGAACTCGGGCTGGAGTGGATCGCCGAGATCGGCGCGCACGGAAATGTCGCCGGTCCGGACAACTCCCTGCAGTCGCAGCCGTCGAACGCGATCAAGCACGCGCTGAGCAAGGACGGGCTCGGCGTCGGTGACCTGGACCTGGTCGAGATCAACGAGGCCTTCGCCGCGGTCGGCATCCAGTCGGTCAACGACCTGGAGATCGACGAGGAGAAGGTCAACGTCAACGGCGGCGCGATCGCGCTCGGCCATCCGATCGGGATGTCCGGCGCGCGGCTGGCGCTGCACCTGGCGCTGGAGCTGCGCCGGCGCGGCGGCGGTGTCGGCGCGGCCGCGCTGTGCGGCGGCGGCGGCCAGGGCGACGCTTTGATCTTGCGCGTACCAAAGAAGTGAAACCACTCCGTCGGGACGCGCCGCTCTCCGAAGTCCTGGAGCGCGCTCAGGCCGCTGATCCGCGCGCGGTGGCGCGGCTGGTCAGCCTGGTCGAGGACGACAGTCCGCATTTGCCGGAGATCGCGGCCGCGCTCGCGCCGCACACCGGACGCGCACAGATCCTCGGCCTGACCGGCTCGCCAGGCGTTGGAAAGTCGACGTCTACGTCGATGCTGGTGAAGGCGTTCCGTGAGCAGGGCAAGCGGGTCGGCGTGCTGGCCGTCGACCCGTCGTCGCCGTTTTCCGGTGGTGCGCTGCTCGGCGACCGCGTACGCATGCAGGACCACGCGACCGACAGCGGCGTCTTCATCCGCTCGATGGCGTCGCGCGGCCATCTCGGCGGCCTGTCATGGGCCACTCCGCAGGCCGTACGCGTGCTGGACGCCGCCGGCTGCGACCTGGTCCTGGTGGAGACGGTCGGCGTCGGCCAGGCCGAGGTCGACGTGGCGTCGCTGGCCGACACGACCGTCGTACTGTTGGCGCCTGGGATGGGGGACGGCATCCAGGCCGCGAAGGCCGGCATCCTGGAGATCGCCGACATTTTCGTTGTGAACAAAGCCGATCGCGACGGCGCGGACCAGGTCGTACGCGACCTGAACGGCATGCTGCGACTCGGCGGCCGGCACTCCGAGGCCGGTGCCTGGCGCCCGGAGATCGTGTCGACCGTCGCGTCCACCGGCAAGGGGATCCCCGACGTACTCGAGGCGATCGAGAAGCACCGCACGTGGATGGCTGGCGGCGAGCTGGCGCGGCGCCGGCAGCGGCGAGCGGCGGCCGAGATCGAGGCGATCGCCGTGAAGACACTGCGCGCACGAATGGGTGACCTCCACGGCTCGAAAGCCCTGGACACCCTCGCCGCCGAAGTCGTCGCCGGCGAACAGGACCCGTACGCCGCCGCCGACAAGCTGATAGCCGGCATCGGTGCCTCCAGCCCCTGACCTTTGTGGCCCGGATGGGTGAGCGGCTCAAGATATCTTGTTAGACACGTATTAAGCGGACAGGTCGCCTCATCTGCATTATCGGCCACGTGAGTCACGGTAGTAACACCCAGTCGTGTGCAGGCTATCAACACAAACCGACAAAGCGAACATTTAGCGCTATGAAGAGAGATTAACGCCCGCGCTGACGGGTTACCCCGGCCGAGACGGCCGCGGCGTCCCAGTAAGGGGCGCGAAGGTCCATTATGTGAGACTCAAGAGCGCGTGTAACGCTAAATGTCCAACTTATGTAACTCCGGGTTGGCGTGAAAGCCGATCTACTAGCGCTGGACGCAAGAAACAAGGCTTTCACACCCGCAGTTTCGTCGGATGCTGTGACGCCTGTGACTATTGAGACCGACAATGCGTTTGTGACTAATGTGCCTTGGCAAGCCTAGAGAACCCAGCCCCGCACGCAACCGCCGGCCGCACCCCTATGCACACCGATTGGCATCCACGCGCCCCTCCCTTGAGGTCGCCCTCCGCGCAGGAGCGCCCGCAGCGCAGGCGAAAACCAACCACACACCCACGCAACAAAGCAGAAAACCCAACCACCCCCTGACGCAACAAAGCAGGAGACGCACCGCCTCTCCAACGCAACAACGAGGAGCCGCAACCCTGTCGCCTCCGCGCCCCATGCGCCACCACCACCCCCCGACCGCGCCATGCGGCGCCGCCACCACCTCCCGACCGCGCCGTGCGCCACCACCCCCCGACCCGCGCCGTGCGGCGCCGCCACCACCGCGCGACCGCCCCGTGCGGCGCCACCACCATCCCCGACCGCGCCATGCGGCGCCACACCGCCTCCCGCCGCACCACGCCGCGCCGTACCCCCTCCACCACCGTGACACCACCACCCACCCCTGAAACCCAAGATCAACTTCAAATACTTACCTACATTCCACGCGAACCCACCCCCCACCCGTTTTGGGTGGGGGCAATTTTTGCGGACAGGTACGACAATTTCGCGCCGTAGCAGGTAGTTGTCGCCTCCATTGGCCTGGATAACGATTTCCTTACGGGCTGAAAACGATCAGGTGACGATTCCGGTGGCGGGTTGGCCGGCGGGTGAGGCTTCGACGTATGGGTCCGATATCGGTGGCAGTGCGGGGACTGTGGTACCGGCGGGGGAGGTCGGTGACCGTCCTCGTGGTGGCGGTGATCGCGATGACGGCGGCGGTGGTCGGACCGGCGTACGCGCGCGCGGCGGAGCAGTCGTTGTTGGTGACGGCACTGCGTGCGATCTCGCCGGCGGTGGTGGGGATGCGGGTTTCGCAGACGAGCTATGCCGATGACAGCGGGTTGGCTTCCGCGCTGCGCGATGCCAAGCTGGCCGATCCGCTGCTGGACCGGCCGGTCACCGGGGTGGAGTCGCCGGCGCGGTTCGACGGAGCGACACACGAGACCTTCGCGACGTACGGCCTGTCGCGTACGGACGTCTGCGCGCACATCCGGATGGTCGCCGGCACCTGCAAGATCGACGGCAACTCTGCGCTGCTCTCCAAACGCACCGCCGATCGCGCCAAAGTGCGGCTCGGCGACACGATCACCCTGCAGGCCCGGCCGAGCTCGGTGCGGCAGTCGCAAGGGGTCGTCGCGGGCATTTACCAGCCGCTGGCCGCCAACGAGCGCTACTGGCTCGGCCAGCCGTACTTCCAGTTCCAGCCGGTCACCCTCGACCCGCAGAACGCGGCCGACTCCAACCTGGTGCAGGGCGTCGACCCGGTCATCGGCGGCACCGGCTTCGTCGCTCAGCTGCCGGGCCGGCCGAAGGCGTACGCCGACGTGGCGCTGCGCGCTGACGACGTACGCCTCGACGACGTCGACCGGCTCACCGCGCTCTACAGCCAGGCGGCGAGCGCGCTGACCGGCGAGGGGTTCGCGGTCGAGCAGCGGCTGACGACCGCGATCGAGCCGGTGACGGCCGACCGCCAGCTGGTGGCGCTGTCGATCCCGCTGGTGGCCGCCGAGCTGGTGCTGATCGCCTGGTTCATCCTGATCCTGGTCGTGTCCGACGCGACGGAGGCTCGCGGACCGGAGATCGCGTTGGCCAGGCTGCGCGGCTATCGCAGCCGCTCCACGACCGTCTTCGGACTCGGCGAGTCTCTGCTGTTGGTGGTCGTGGCGGCGCCGATCGGCCTCGGTCTCGGCCTGCTGGTGACAGAGCTGATCGGCCGGCTGCTGCTCGCGCCTGGCGTCCACGTGGAGTTACGCCTGCCAGTCCTGTTGATCGCGCTGCTCGCCCTCGGCGGCGGCTTGGCGGCAGCGGCGGCCGCCGGCCGGCGCGTACTCGGCCTGAGCGTCGCCGAGCTGCTCCGGCGCGTGCCACCGCGCCAGCACAAGCTGCGCGCCGGCATCGTCGACGGCCTGGTGGCGGCGCTCGCGCTGGCCGCGCTCGTCCAGGTGCTCACCGACCGCGGCCGTTCCTCGTCGCCGTTGTCGCTGGTCGCGCCAGGAATGCTCGCCGTGGTGACCGGCATCGCGGTGTCTCGGTTGGTGCCGTTGCTCGCGTTGTGGCGCCAGCGATCGGCGCGGCGGCGCGGCCGGCTGGCCGAGATGGTCGGCTGGACACCGCTCGCTCGGCGTACGGGCGGCCGGCGGTCGGCGCTGGTGGTCACGGTCGCGGTCGCCCTGCTCTTTTTCTCGGCGATCGCCTGGGACACCGCGGCGGCCGATCGGAAGGCGCGCGCTGCGGCGGACGTCGGTGCGGACCGGGCCGTGACCGTACGCGCGCCGACCGAGCAGGCGTTGCTGCAGGCCGTACGGTCCGCCGATCCGACCGGCCGCTATGCGATGGCCGCGGTCAAGTACGCCGGTGGTCCGGCCGACCCGATCCGCGGCGTACTCGCCGTCGACGCCAGCAGGCTCGCCGCCGTCGCACGGTGGGACCGCGGCGAGCTGACCGCGCCGATCGACGCGATCGCGCGCGACCTGAGCAAGCCGGCGCCGAGCCCGGTGCTGACCGTACGCGGACCGCGGCTCAGCCTGTCCGTCACCGTCACGCAGGCCGACTCGGCGCGGCCGCTCAGCATCTCGCTCGACCTGCGCGACGGCCACAACCAGCCGGTCTCGCTGCCGCTCGGTACGGTCCGGCCGGGCGGACAGACGCTGACCGGCTCGGTGGCCGAGTGCGCCGGCGGCTGCCGGTTCGAGTCGATCCGGGTGACCCGCGACCCGCTGGACAGCGGCCGGATCCACGGCATGCTGGCCGTCACCGGACTGGCCGACAACGGAAAGCCGGTCGCCGGCTTCGCCGACTCGACCAGGTGGCAGGTGCCGGAGGAGGGCTTGAGTTATCCGCACGCCGGCCTGAGCCGCGCGTCCGGAGGACTCGGGATCTCCTTCGACAGCGAAGGCGCCGAGCAGATCGTCGCCCGCCGCGCGGACGTACCGTCGCCGTTGCCAGCCGTCCTCGCCGGCAGTGCGCCGCCGGCTCCTGCACCCGGAAGTGGCGGTGGGCAGGCGACGACCGACCCGGACGCCTCCGACGCCGGTCCGAGCCGGCCGGGCTCGCTGATCCAGGGGTCGGACCTGTCGACGCAGCCGCACACGTATGTCGTGGCCGCACGTGCCGCGTACATCCCGAGCGTCGGCGCGTCCGGCCTGCTGGTCAACCTGGAATACCTCGACCGGATCTCCAACACGTACGGCCGGACCGCGCTGGTCGACCAGGTCTGGCTGGCTCCGGACGCGCCGCCGTCGATCACGCGGAAGCTGGCGGCGGCTGGCATCCTGCCGGTCGATGAGCAGAGTTACGCGGGTCGGCTGGCGGAGCTGGATCAGCAAGGGCCGACGCTGGCGTTGCGGCTCTATCTCGTCGCTGCGGTGGCGGCGCTGCTGCTGGCGGCCGGCTCGCTGGCGGTCGCGGCCTATCTGGACGGTCGCGTGCGTGCGTACGAGTTCGGCGTGCTGCGGCTGACCGGCGTATCCAGACCGTCGTTGCGACGAGCGGCGCGGATCGAGCAGCTGGTGCCGGCGGTGATCGGCTGTGTCGCCGGAGTCGTGGCCGGCGCGCTCGGTGCGCTGCTGGCCCTGCCGGCGGTGCCGGTCTTCTCCGACTCGCCGGCATATCCACGACTGGACTACGTGCCGGGGCCGGTGTGGCCGGTCGCCGCGGCCGTCCTCGCACTGGTCGTCCTGGCGGTCGTGGCCGCGCTGGTGGCGGCGCGCTCGGAGCGCGGCGGCACGATCCGGCGGGTGCAGGAGGGACAGCAATGACCGGCGTGGCCGTGAACTGCGAAGGCCTCGTGCACATCTACCGCGCTGTTGACATGGGGGTGGACACCGAGGTCGTCGCGCTCGCCGGCATCGACCTGCACGTGTCGGCCGGCGAGTCGGTCGCGCTCCTCGGGCCGTCCGGCGCGGGGAAGTCGACGCTGCTGTCGATCCTCGCCGGCGTACTGCGACACAGCGCCGGTCGGCTGCGGATCGGCTCGCATGTCGTGGAGTCGATGACGGCCAAGCAGTTGCAGAGAATGCGCGCCAGCGAGGTTGGCGTTGTGCTGCAGGGCGCCTCACGCAATCTGCTGCCTTATCTGACCGCCTACGACAACGTACGGTTCGCGCAGCGTGCCGCGCCGCGCGGTGCCGAGGTCGACAAGCCTGACGACGTGCTCGACCTGCTCGGACTCGGGTCGCTGGCGAAGCGCAAGCTGGTCGAGCTGAGCCCGGGACAGCGGCAGCGGCTCGCGGTCGCGGTCGGTGTCGCGCACTCGCCAGGCCTGCTGCTGGCCGACGAGCCGACCAGCCAGCTCGACCACGACGCGCGTGGTGAGGTGCTGGAGGCGCTGGCCGAGGTCAACCGGGCGCGCGGCACGACCGTCATCGTGGTGACGCATGATCCGGAGGTCAGCCAGCGGGTACGCCGGACGGTCACCATCCGGGACGGCCGGATCGGTGCCGAGGGCCATCGCGGCGAGGACTTCGCGGTCGTCGCGCGCGACGGCAGCCTGTCGCTGCCGCTGGACGTCGTGGAGAAGTTTCCGCCGGGGACGCTGGTGCGCGTCCAGCTGCTCGACGACGGATCGGTCCGGCTGTCCGCCGAGGAGGTGTCATGATCGCGTCCGGTGTGACCGTCCAGCGCGGCGGTCGGGACGTGCTGGTCGACGTGACCGTACGCGCGTCCGGCGGCCAGATGGTCGCGGTGACCGGTGCGTCCGGTGCCGGCAAGTCGACACTGCTGTGGACGCTGGCCGGCCTGCTGCCGGTCGCGGACGGCTCGGTGGACACGCCTGACGACGTGGCGCTGGTGCCGCAGGACAACGGCCTGGTACCGGTGCTGACCGCCGCCGAGAACGTCGAGGTGGCGCTGCTCGCGCGCGGTGTGCCGGCGGCTGCCACGCGGCAACGTGCGGCCGAGGCGTTGGCCGCGCTGGGGCTGGACAAGCACGGCGACCAGCTGGTCGAGGAACTGTCCGGCGGTCAGCAGCAGCGCGTCGCGGTCGCCCGCGGCCTGGCGGTGGCACCGGCCGCGCTGCTGGCCGACGAGGTGACCAGCGAGCTCGACGCCGCCAACCGCGAGCGCGTACTCGACCTGCTGGCCGCCCACGCCGCCGCCGGCAACACGGTCGTCTTCGCCACCAACGACGAGGAAGCCGCGCAGGTCTGCCCCATCGAACTCCACATCGCCGACGGCCGCGCCACCCTCGTACGCTCCTGAGCCGGCCACCGATACCCGCTACAGCCCGAAACTGTCGTACCCCCCTGCCAATCTGGGCCCCCACCCAGATCGGGCGGGGGGTGGGTTCGCGTGGCAACTTACATATGTATGAAAACCGTCCGGATTGACCTTTTGTCACCTCCGGCGGCAAAACCGCAGGTCAGGCCACCTCGGACGACGCAATCGGAATCCGATTGCGTCGTCGGTGGTAGGTAAGCTCAAGCTGCTGGACGCCGACGCGCTGATCATGGCCTTCTGACGCGGCGCACACGCGCCACGTTCGAGTTAGCAGTTGGTGAGGTGCAGCTGGCCGGTCGTACGGTCGAACTTCAGCCGCCGGTGCAGCTCCAGCAGCGGGATCTCGTCGGCGATCCGCAGTGTGCTGATCCGGTCACCTGGCCGGTGCGGCCGCTCGGTCGTCCGCGGCGTGTCGTCGGCGTCCGCGCAGACACCGACAACCTCGCCGTGCCGGTCTATCAACGCTCGCAACAACATCGGCGTCCCCTCCGATCGCGCCGCCCGCACGTTCGAGAGTGCCTGTTCGTGCAGAGCGGCGCATGAGTAGGACGTACTCATTTTCGGCGGGGCGGTGACTGTCGGTGGCGAAATCAGCCTTTCAGTGCACCGGCTGTGACGCCGCGGATGAAGTAGCGCTGGAAGACGAAGAACAGGATCGCCATCGGTACGAGGCTGATCACCGTCGTCGAGGTGAGTGAGGACAGGTCGTTGGAATACTGCGTGCTGGTGGTCGCCAGGCCGACGGTGAGCGTCTTGAGGCTGTCGCTCTGGATCACCAGCAGCGGCCAGATGAAGCTGTTCCAGTTGGCCACGAAGGTGAGGATCGCCAGCACGGCCATCGGCTGCGCGGACAACGGCAGGATCATCGAGATGAAGATCCGTGCGTTGGACGCGCCATCGACACGCGCCGACTCCAACAGCTCGTCGGGGATCCCCTGGACGAACTGGCGGAGCAGGAAGGTGCCCAGCGGCGCGGACAGACCGGGCAGGATCAGCGCCGCGTAGTTGTCGGTCAGGCCGACGTTGTTGGCGATCAGGTACGTCGGCACCAGCGTCACCGAGAACGGCAGCATCATCGTGCTGATCAGGAAAAGGAAAAGCGAGTCGCGGCCGCGCCATTTCAGCTTGCTGAAAGCGAAAGCGGCCATCAGGTCGATGATGACCGCCAGCACCGTGCTGGCCAGCGACACCACGACCGTGTTGAACAGCCAGGTCTGGATGTTGCCGAGCGCGAACAGCTTCTGGTAGCCGGCAAGGCTCCACCCCGACCAGCTGAGGTTGAGGTCGGTGAAGGTGTGCACGTTGCGAAAGGACGCGAAGACGATCAGTGCGATCGGTGCCACACAGGCGAAAGTCGCGACGATCGCGCAGACCTGCAGGCCGGTCTGGCGCAGCACTCGGTTCGTCGTGTCAGCCACCGGAGCGCTCCGATCGGGTCGTACGCAGGTAGATCGCCGAGATCACCAGGGTGATCACCAGCAGGATGACGCTCATGGTCGCCGCATAGCCGACCGAGCCGCCGTTGAAGACGTTCTGGTAGATGTACCACATCGCGGTGTACGTCGCGGTGCCCGGACCGCCTTGTGTCATCACGAAAATCACGTCGAAGACCTGCACGGAGGCGATCGTCGTGAGGATCATGACAAACTGCATGACCGGCCGGATCAGCGGCAGCTTGATGCTCCAGAACGTACGCCACGCGCTGGCGCCGTCGATCCGCGCGGCCTCGATCAGCTCGTTGGGGATGTCATTGAGGCCGGCCATGAAGATGATCGAGTTGAAGCCGAGCGACGACCACATCGTGATGACCGCTATGAAGAAGATGGCGAACGTGCCGTTGGACAGCCAGGGCACCTCGATGCCCAGCATGTCACGGAAAAACAGGTTCAACGGACCCGACTGCGGATCGGCCATCACCCGCCAGATCAGGCCGGTGGCCACGATCGAGAGCAGCGACGGCAGATAGATCAGTGAGCGATAGAACCGCAGACCGGCGAGCTTGCTGGACAGCAGTACGCCGACGGCCAGCGGCACGGTCATCGTCAACGGCACCAGGATGACCAGGAACAGCAGCGTGTTTTTGAGCGTGGTCAGGAAAAGCGTGTCAGAGAAGATGGTGGTGAAGTTGTCCAGGCCGACCCACTCGAACTCGCCGAGCAGCGAACCGTTCTGGAACACCAGGACGAAGGTGTAGACGAACGGCACCAGGATGAAGACCGCGAACAGCAACGCCTTGGGCAGCAGGAAAAGCGCGGCATCGCGATAGGTGGCCAGCCAGCCGACCGGCCGGCGCCGGCGTACGGCCGGCGCCGCCTTCTTCCGCGGTGCCGCGGTGCTCCGTTCTACGGTGACCACCTAACGTACCGTCGAGGCCAGCTGCTTCACGTGCGCCGACGTGTCCTTGAGCATGTCGTCCAGGCTCGTACGGCCG
Proteins encoded:
- a CDS encoding carbohydrate ABC transporter permease; this encodes MVTVERSTAAPRKKAAPAVRRRRPVGWLATYRDAALFLLPKALLFAVFILVPFVYTFVLVFQNGSLLGEFEWVGLDNFTTIFSDTLFLTTLKNTLLFLVILVPLTMTVPLAVGVLLSSKLAGLRFYRSLIYLPSLLSIVATGLIWRVMADPQSGPLNLFFRDMLGIEVPWLSNGTFAIFFIAVITMWSSLGFNSIIFMAGLNDIPNELIEAARIDGASAWRTFWSIKLPLIRPVMQFVMILTTIASVQVFDVIFVMTQGGPGTATYTAMWYIYQNVFNGGSVGYAATMSVILLVITLVISAIYLRTTRSERSGG